Within the Cupriavidus malaysiensis genome, the region GCTCGCCCTGCATGCTGAGGCGGGTCAGCGAATCGAGCTTGCCGAGCGGCTCGTCCAGGATCAGCAGGCGCGGCTCGTTGACCAGGGCGCGGGCCAGCGCCGCGCGCTGGGCCATGCCGCCGGAGAGCTGGCGCGGGTAGGCGCGCGCGAAGTCGGACAGGCCCACGCGCGCCAGCGCGGCATCGACGCGCTCGCGCTGGCTGGCCAGCAGCCCGCGTGCTTCGAGGCCCAGCGCCGCGTTGTCCCAGACCGTGCGCCACGGATAGAGGGTCGGGTCCTGGAATACCACCACGCGGCTCGGATCGGGGCCGTCGATCGGCGCGCCGTCCACCTTGAGGCTGCCGCGGCGCGGCGCTTCCAGTCCGGCCACCAGCCGCAGCAGCGTGGACTTGCCGCAGCCGGAGGGGCCGAGCAGGGCGACGAATTCGCCGGGCTGCGCGCTCAGGCTGACACGGTTGAGCACCGGCAGCACCTGGCTGCCGAGGGCGAAATGATGGCTGACCTGCTCGATGTCGAGACGCACGCCGGCCTGGGCGGGCGCGGTGTCCTGCCGCGCGGCGGCCGTGGCGGAGGCGGTGCTCACCATTTGACCACTCCCTTCTGCCAGGCCAGCAGGCGGTCGCGCGAGCGGAACAGCAGCGTGATCAGGCCTGAGAACAGCACCGCCATCACCAGCAGCGCGGCGTACATGCTGGCGTAGGCGGCCCAGCCCTGGGCCCACTGCAGGTACCAGCCGAGGCCGGATTTCACGCCCAGCATCTCGGCCACCACCAGCACCGAAAAGGAGGCGCCCAGGCCCATGAAGAGGCCGACGAAGACGCTCGGCAGCGCCGCCGGCACGGCCACCTTGAGCACCAGGAAGCGGCCCTTGGCGCCCAGCGTGCGGGCCACGTCGTAGTAGGCCGGGTCGACCGCCGCCACGCCGGACCAGGTCAGCACCGTGACCGGGAACCAGGTCGCCAGCGCCACCAGGAAGGTGGCCGCGCTGGCGCTGCTGGGAAAGGCGAAGAAGACGATCGGCAGCCAGGCGGTGGCGGGCAGCGGCCCGAGCAGGCGCAGCACCGGATGGACCCAGTAGCCGGCGCGGCTCGACCAGCCGATCGAGACCCCGGTCAGGAAGCCCGCCAGCGCGCCGAGCAGGTAGCCGCTGGCGAGCAGCCGCAGCGAATGCGCCACCGCCTCGGCCAGGCGGCCGTAGTCCTCGCCGAAGACCTCCAGCAGCGATTGCGGCGGCGCGAAGAAGGGACGGGGCAGCAGCAACAGCTTGGCGGTGACGATCTCCCAGGCGATGGTCAGCGCGGCCAGCGCCACCAGCCACGGGCCGGCGCGCCGCAGCGCGGCGCCGAGCGCGCCCAGGTGCTGGTGGGCGACGGCCAGCACCAGCAGCGCCAGCGCGAAGGCGGCGAACAGCAGCGCGGTCTCCTGCGTCAGCGGCCAGTCTTCCGGCTCCGGCCAGTAGCGCACCACGGCGGCGGCGGCCAGCCAGGCCGCGCCGGCGAGCAGGCCGCCGCGCCACAGTCGCGGCACCGGCGGCGCGTCGGCGGCGGCGCTGGCCGGGAAGTCGTCGAGGCCGTCCAGCGGCACGGTGCGGCTGGCCGCCAGGGCGTCAGCTGAGAACGTCGGCATAGATGCGCTCCGCGAACTTGGTGGAATCGGTGCCGGGGCGGATCACGGAGACCAGCTTGAGTTCGTCCGTGTACAGCGCCAGCTCCTTCTTCAGGTCGCCGCCCACCGGGTGGTGGCCGTGCGTATGGCTCTTCAGCATGGCGACCACGTCGGCCTGGCTGGTCTTGGCGAACTCGGCGAAGTGCCGCGCCGCGCCCTCGGGATTGGCCACGGTCCAGTCCTGGGCCTGCAGGACCGCATGCGTCAGCGCGGCGGCGGTGGCCTTGTCCTCGCGCACCAGGCTGCCGCGGATGCCGAGCACGCAGCAGGCGCGCCTGGCGTACTCGTCCGACAGGTTGGTCGCCACTTCGACCAGGCTGCGCTCCTTGCGCAGCAGGTAGGTGCGGGGATCGCCGTCGGCCGCGGCCTGCGCCTCGCCCTTCTCCAGCGCGATGCCGAGCAGGTCGGCCGGATATTGGCGCCACTGCACGTCGCGGACCGGGTCGATGCCGCGCTTGGCCAGCAGGATGGAGAAGAAATTCTTGGCCGGGCTGGCCATGTCGCTGACCGCCACCGTCTTGCCCCTCAGGCTCTTGAGGTCGGTCACGCCCGAGTTGCGCGTGGTCAGCAGGCGCATGCAGCCGCCGTGCGTGGCCGCGGTGAGCTTGACGTCGAAACCCTGTTCCAGCGGCTTGAGCCAGCGCAGCGCCATGCCCACGCCAGCGTCCGCCTTGCGCGTGGCGATGGCTTCCAGCAACTGGTCGGTCGAGCCGCCGAAGTTGATCAGCTCGACGTCGAGCCCGTGGTTGCGGAAGATGCCCTCCTTGAGAGCCGACGCCACCGGCGACAGGCACACCGAGCTGGCGTTCCAGGCCAGCTTGATGGGCTTGGGCTGGCCGCTGGCGGCGCGCGCCCCGGAGCTCAGCACGAAGGGCGCGGCGCCGCCGGCCAGGGCCAGCGCGCCGGCGGCGCGCAGCCAGCCGCGGCGGCTGGTGCCGGCGGGCGGGGATGGTGGTGGCGGGGCGGCAGCGGTGTCGGCATCGTCATGCATGGCAGTCCTCGATCGTCGGGGTGGGCTGGTGTCCTGAATCACGAATTCCAGGACACCAGAGTGGTGGCAGCGGAGGGCGATGCACCATGCTAAGAACTGGCCGAGGCCGATTGAACGAATTGTTTGGTACAAGCTTGCACGCGGTCCGACTAAGGCGCTGGGCGCATAAGAACCGGCGGCGATGGCGGGGCGGTGGCGGGGGTGGGGACGCCGCTGCGGTAAACTCGCCCGGTTTCCTTCCGCTCAGATCGATGCAAGCCCAGGCAGAAACCGCGCTCCGGCGCGTGGACATCGTGGTGTACCCCGGCTTCAAGGCCATGGAGGCGGTCGGCCCGATGACGGTGTTCGACTACGCCAACCTCCAGCTGGCGCGGCGCGGCCTGCCGCCGGCCTATGCCGTGCGCGTGGTCTCGCTCGAGACCGGTCCGGTGCGCTCCGACACCTTGATGACGCTGGAGGCGACCGGCCGGCTCGATACCGTGCTGCTGCCGGATATCGCGCTGATCGTCGGCGCGCGCGACATCGAGCGCGCGCTGGCGCAGGCGCCCGCCATCGTGCCTTGGGCGCGTGCCGTCGCGCCGCGCATCGGGCGCCTGATCGCGCTCTGCTCCGGCACCTTCTTCCTGGCCGCGGCGGGACTGCTGGACGGGCGCCGCGCGACCACGCACTGGAGCGTCGCCGGCCTGCTGCACCAGCGCTTTCCCGCCGTCGAGGTCGATGCCGACGCCATCTTCATCCGCCAGGGCAACCTGTGGACCTCGGCGGGCGTCACCGCCGGCATCGACCTCGCCCTGGCCGTGGTGGAAGAGGACCTCGGCCGCGAGATCGCCCTGGACCTGGCGCGCGAGCTGGTGGTGTTCCTCAAGCGGCCCGGCGGGCAGTCCCAGTTCAGCGTGCACCTGGCCAGCCAGGCTACCGCCCATGGCGGCATCCGCGGCGTGCAGGACTGGATCCTGGCCAACCTCGGGCGCGATTTCACGCTGGCCGAGCTGGCGGCGCGCGCCGCCATGAGCGAGCGCAACTTCCGCCGCGTGTTCACCCGCGAGACCGGCAGCAGCCCGGCCGCCTTCATCGAGGCAGCCCGCGTGGAAGCCGCGCGGCGCCTGCTGGAACAGGGCGGCATGGCGCTCAAGGGCATCGCCGCGCAGGCGGGCTTCGGTTCGGACGAGGCGCTGCGGCGTGCTTTCGTCCGCCAGGTCGGCGTGACGCCGCGCGAGTACCGGGAGCGCTTCGGCGCCGGGCGCTGAGGGGCTGGTGCCTGCCGGCCTTCCTGCCGACGCGGGCGATCCGGGGGTAAGCACCGCCCGCTCCAGGCGTGCCAGGTGCTTCAGGTGCTTCAGGTGCTTCAGGTGCTTCAGGTGCTTCCAGCGCTTCGCCGTACCGCCGCCGGGCCGGCGTTCCCAGCGCGATGCCCGCGAGGAACATCGTCATCGCCGGCCGCAGCGTGCCGTCCGGGCGCTCGCCCGATACGGGCCGGGCGCGGCCGCGGGGTTCGACCGGGCTGTGTTTCGCATGGCGGCCATTACCTGGTGAGGGACGCCGCCCCCTGGCGCAAGCGCCTGGGGGCGGCGCCGAACCAGCGCCGGCAGGCGCGCGTGAGCACCGATTGGTCCGAGAATCCCAGCAATTGCGCGATATGCGGTAGCTTGAGACCGGGCTGGGCCAGCAACTGGCGCGCCCACACCATCCTGGCCGCGTCCCGCAACTGCTCGAACTGCACGCCTTCGGCATGCAGCCTGCGCTGCAGGGTCCTGGGGTGCTGTCCCACCGCGCGCGCGACGGTCGCCAGGTCTGTCATGCCGATGCGGACCAGGTTGCCCAGCACATTGCCGACCTGTTCGGCGACCGAAGCCTCCTGGCCGGACGACGGTCCGAGCAGGAAACGCTCGACGAAGTCCTGCAACAGCCGGTTGTGCCGCGGCAGTTTCTGGCGCCAGGCGAGGGGATCGATCGAGATGCCGTCGAACTCGGCGTGGAAGCGCGGGACCTGGCCCAGGTGCTGCCGATAGCGGGCGCTGCCGGCGATCGGGCCATGGCGGAAATGGATCGCGGCGGGCTGCAGCTTGCCATCGGACAGCATGGCGATCAGGCGGCACTGGTAGGCCACGCAGATCTCCGTGACCTGCGGCAACTCCGGCAGCTCCGGCAACTCCGGCAGGCCCGGCTGGGCCTGCATGCGCTGGAACACCTCCACGCATTCCAGCCCGCTGGCCGGATCCATGAAGATCCGGTACCCCAGCCCGGCGTTGTGGAAGTGGACGTACTTGGCGCCCAGCATGAGTCCCTCGCGCACGCTGGAGGCGGATTGCATGATCAGCACCAGCAGGCCCAGGGCCTCCAGCTCCTGCGCGGCCGACAGGCGCAGGCCGAAATCGCCCACGCCCAGCGTGGTGGCAGCGGCTTCGATCGCCTGCGCCACATGGCGGCCGGGGAGGTAGCGGTCGGGATCGGCGAGGTCGCGCGGATCCAGCGCGCAAGCGCGCAGGATGGCGTCGGGATCACCGCCGAGATCGCGGACCAGCCGCTGGAAGCCGGCCAGCGCGGCCGCGCGGACGAGATTGGCGTGTGGCGAATCAGGGGCCATCGCGGGATGCCTGTCGTGGAACATCAAAATCTTGTCGCGTAAAGCCAAAATCGACCAGAGGTTTAACCCTAGCATTGGCTCGGTCGGCAGCGCTCGACACAGAACAGACAGACCAGACAGGAGACAGATCGCATGGACACGCAAACCGGCCGGCAGGATGCCGCGGAGCACTTCGACTTCCTTATCATCGGCGCCGGCATCTCAGGCATCGGCGCCGCCTGGCACCTGCGCCGGCGCTTTCCCGCAAGCCGCTTTGCCGTGCTGGACGCCATGGACGGGTTTGGCGGGACCTGGTGGACGCATCGCTATCCGGGCGCCCGCTCGGACAGCGACCTCTATACCTACGGCTATGGCTTCAAGCCCTGGCGCGGCCGCTCCATCGCCACGGCCGAGGAGATCCGCCGCTACCTGGGCGAAGTGATCGAGGAAAACGAGCTGGCGCCGCACATCCGCTACGGGCACAAGGTCACGGCGGCGGACTGGTCGTCGCAGCAGCGGCGCTGGACGCTGGAGGTCGCGCGCAAGGCCGCGGGGGACACGGTGACGATCACCGCGGGCATGCTCTGGATGTGCTCGGGTTACTACGACCATGGCAAGGGCCACACGCCGCAATGGCCGGGCATGCAGGACTTCAAGGGCCAGGTGGTGCACCCGCAGCACTGGCCGCAGGACCTGGACTGCACCGGCAAGCGGGTGGTCGTGATCGGCTCGGGTGCCACCGCGGCCACGCTGATTCCCGCCCTTGCCGATGACGCAGCGCACGTGACCATGCTGCAGCGCTCGCCGACCTTCTTCTCGGCCGAGCCGTGGTCCCACCCGCTGGAAGCGCCGCTGCGGGCGCTGGACCTGCCCGAGGACTGGATGCATGAAATCCTGCGGCGCGCGCATATTGCCAAGTCCGCCGAGGTGGTGCGCATGTCGTTCGAGCAGCCCGAAGACCTGCGCCAGTTCCTGCTCGAGCAGGCCCGCAGCCGCCTGCCCGGCGATTTCGACGTGGACAAGCATTTCAACCCGCGCTACCGCCCCTGGCAGCAGCGCGTGGCCGTGGTGCCGGACGGCGACCTGTTCACGGCGATCGGTGGCGGCAAGGCGTCGGTGGTCACCGATACCATCGAATGCTTCGACGACACCGGCATCCGGCTGAGCAGCGGCGAGCACCTCGATGCCGACATCGTCGTCACCGCCACGGGCTTCAATATGCGCTTCTTCGGCGGCGTGCCCTTCCGCGTCGACGGCGCGCCGGTGGACTTCACGCAGCGCGTCACCTATCGGGGCCTGATGATCGAGGGCGTTCCCAATATGGTCTACACCCTGGGCTACTTCCGCGCGAGCTGGACCTTGCGCTCGGACCTGGTCTGCGACCTGGTGTGCCGGGTGATCGCGCACATGCGGCAGCATGGCCTGACCATGGTCGAGCCCGCGCTGCGCGCCAGCGACGCCGGCATGCCGCGCCTGCCCTGGATGGACGCCACCAACTTCAATGCCGGCTACGTCATGCGGGCGCAGCACCACCTGTTCCGCCAAGGCGACCGCGCCCCGTGGACGCACCAGATGGAGTACGCCGAAGAGCGTTCCATCCTGCCCGCGGTGCAGCCCGACGACGAAGCGCTGAGGTATCGTTGAGCGCCGCTGCGCCTGCTTTTCCTTCCCCAGAAAAACCATCCGATCCAAGGAGACAATGACCATGGCCCTCGATCCCCACCTCGCCGGCGCCCTGCAGATGATGACCGGCGCAGGCGCCAGGCCCCTGCACGAAGGCTCGCCCGAAGAAGGGCGCGCCGCCTACCTGGCGCTGACCATCGGCACGCGCACGCCCGAGCAGCTGGTGCCGGTCGGCAGCGTGCAGGACACCACCGTCGACGGCGCCGCCGGCCCGCTGAAGGCGCGTATCTATCGCCCCGAGGGCGCCGGCCCGTTTCCCACCGTCGCTTTCTTCCATGGCGGCGGCTTTGTCATCGGCGACCTCGACACACATGACAATATGTGCCGCGACATCTGCCGGGGCGCACGCGCGGTGGTGGTGGCGGTGGACTACCGCCTCGCGCCCGAGCATCCGTTCCCCGCCGGCATCGAGGACGCGCTGGCTGCCGCCCGGTGGGTCGTGTCCCACGCCGCCGACCTCGGCGGCAGCAGCACCGTCGGCGTGGCGGGCGACAGCGCGGGCGGCAACTTCTCGGCCGTGGTGGCGCAGCAGCTGCGTGACCAGGGCATCCGGCTGGCCGCGCAGTTCCTCATCTATCCGGCGGTGGACCACGTCGGCGCGGTCTACCCCAGCATGGAGCGGAACGCCAAGGGCTACTTCCTCGAAGCCGACACCATGGCCTGGTTCTACGGCCACTATGCGGGCGGCTTTGGCCAGACCCTGGATCCGCGCCTGGCACCGTTGCAGGCCGCGAGCCTGGCCGGCTTGCCGCCGGCCGTGGTAGTGACGGCCGAGTTCGATCCCCTGCGCGATTCGGGGGCCGCCTACGCCGAGGCCCTGCGGGCCGCCGGTGTCGAGGCCGACTACATCGCCGGCCCCGGCATGATCCACGGCTTCTTCGACATGGGGCGCTGGTCGCCCGGCGCGCAGGCCATCATCCAGCACGCCGTCCGCCGCTTCGGCGAGGTGCTGCGCGGCGACTGAGGGTTGCGCGGCCGTCGCCGGGGCGGCAGACGTCCTGATGAAGCGAAGGCGCCTCCGGCGGCGGTGCGGCGGGAGACGTTGGCATCACCTCCGGGGCCGGCGCGTACGCGCGAGCGTGGCGGTGTACGGCGGGGGCATGGACTTCGCCGCGCGCCGCGTCCGACCGTCCGCGCGCGATTTTCGTCACGCCATCGCACCAGTATCCGAGCGGCGTGCCGATGCCGGTGGCGCGCCGGCACGCCCTGCTGCGCCGCACGGCTTCTTCCTGGGCCTCGGGCCAGGGCCGGAACCAGGGCGGGGACTAGGGCGGGGACTAGGGCGGGGACTAGGGCGGGGACTAGGGCAGGTCCTGTGCAACCCGCCGCGCCCACCAGTAGCGCAGCGGATGGTCGAGGTCGGGGTAGAGCACGGGCTGGCTGAAGCAGCCGGCCTGCACCATCAGGCGGTGGGCGCCGAGGATGGTTGCGGCGTAGACGATCACTTCGAGCATGGCGGCCACCGTGAAGCGCGTGCGTGGCGGCGCTACTGCCTGTGATGGATCAGCCGGTTCCACCAGTAGCGGACGGGGTGCTCGTGCTCGGGATAGAGCAGGGACTTGTGGAAGAACTCGGCCCGGATGGCGAACACGTAGAGCGCGACGATGACCGCCGCAAGAACGAGCGCGGTAAGCATGGCGGTCTCCTGTACGAGCGACCATTTTCATTCTAGGCACGCGCGCGCCCAACCGCCAGGCGGGTGCCTGGCGGATGGGCGATCAGGATCGGGATCCGGGGCCGGCGCCCGCGCCGGCCGGGCTCAGGCGGCGAGCTGCGCCGCGTGGTGGCGCAGGTGGTCGTCGATGAAGGTCTCGATGAAGTAGTAGCCGTGGTCGTAGCCCGCATGGCGGCGCAGCGTCAGCGGCTGCCCGGCCGCGGCGCAGGCGGCCTCGAAGGCCTCGGGATGCAGCTGCTCGGCGAGGAATCTGTCGGCCAGGCCCTGGTCGACCAGGATGCCGAGCGGGAAGGGCGCCGCCGGCTGCGCCTGCATCAGCGCGCTGGCATCGTGCCGGGCCCAGCGCGCGCGGTCGGCGCCGAGGTAGCCGGTGAAGGCCTTCTCGCCCCAGGGGCAGCGCGACGGCGCCGCGATCGGCGCGAAGGCCGACACCGAGCGGAAGCGCTGCGGATGGCGTTGCGCCAGCACCAGTGCGCCGTGTCCGCCCATCGAGTGGCCGCACAGGCCCACGCGCTCGCGGTCGGCCGGCAGCACGGTGGTGGCCAGCGCGAACAACTCGTCCACGATATAGCTTTCCATGCGCCAGTGGCGCGACCAGGGCGCCTCGCTGGCATCGAGGTAAAAGCCAGCGCCCACGCCGAAATCCCAGCTGTCGGCCTCGCCCGGCACGCCGGCGCCGCGCGGGCTGGTGTCGGGCGCCACCAGCATCAGGCCCAGCTCGGCGGCCAGGCGCTGGGCGCCGGCCTTGATGGCGAAGGTCTCTTCGGTGCAGGTCAGGCCGGCCAGGTAGAACAGCGCCGGCACGCGCGGCGCGCCGGCGGCGAGCGCCTGCGGCGGCAGGAAGACCGAGAAGCGCATCGGCAGTCCGATGGTCTCCGCGTCATGCCGGTAGAAGCGCTGCACGCCTCCGTGGCAGCCGTGCTCCGAGATCAGTTCCAGTGCCACGGCGGCCTCCTCAGTACAGCACCACCGAACGGATCGATTCGCCGCGCTTCATCAGGTCGAAGCCTTCGTTGATGCGTTCCAGCGGCAGCGTATGGGTGATCAGGTCGTCGATGTTCAGCTTGCCTTCCATGTACCAGTCGACGATCTTCGGCACGTCGGTGCGGCCACGCGCGCCGCCGAAGGCCGAGCCTTTCCACTCGCGTCCGGTCACCAGCTGGAAGGGGCGGGTGGAGATCTCGGCGCCGGCCTCGGCCACGCCGATGATGATGGACTTGCCCCAGCCCTTGTGGCAGCACTCCAGCGCCTGGCGCATGACCTGGGTGTTGCCGATGCACTCGAAGGAGTAGTCGGCGCCGCCGTCGGTCAGCTGCACGATGTGGTCGACCACGTTGTCGACTTCCTTCGGGTTGACGAAGTGGGTCATGCCGAACCGGCGCGCCATGGCTTCGCGCCCCGGGTTGATGTCGACGCCGATGATCTTGTCCGCGCCCACCATCTTCGCGGCCTGGATCACGTTCAGGCCGATGCCGCCCAGGCCGAACACGACCACGTTGGCGCCCGCCTCGACCTTGGCGGTGAAGATCACGGCGCCGACGCCGGTGGTCACGCCGCAGCCGATGTAGCAGACCTTGTCGAAGGGGGCATCGGGGCGGATCCTGGCCAGCGCGATCTCCGGCACCACGATGTGGTTGGCGAAGGTGGAGGTGCCCATGTAGTGGAAGATGGGCTTGCCGTCGAGCGAGAAGCGCGAGGTGCCGTCGGGCATCAGGCCCTTGCCCTGGGTGGCGCGGATGGCCTGGCACAGGTTGGTCTTGCGCGACAGGCAGAACTTGCACTGGCGGCACTCGGGCGTGTAGAGCGGGATCACGTGGTCGCCCGGCTTGAGCGAGGTCACGCCCGGGCCCACGTCGGTGACGATGCCGGCGCCTTCGTGGCCGAGGATGGCGGGGAAGATGCCTTCGGGATCGGCGCCGGACAGCGTGTAGTAGTCGGTGTGGCAGATGCCGGTGGCCTTGATCTCGACCAGCACCTCGCCGGCGCGCGGGCCGTCCAGGTCGACGTCTTCGATGGTCAGCGGGGCGCCGGCTTTCCAGGCGATGGCGGCTTTGGTCTTCATCTCGGGCTCCTTCGGGGGTAGGGCGGCACGCCGGCGGCGCGCAATGGACTAGGACTATACGCGCGTGCCGCCGCGCCGGGACCGCCGCGGCGCCGACATTGGCCCGGCCTGCGGCAAAGTTGGCCGGCCGCGCGGGCCGGCCGCGCCGATGCCCGGATGCCCGGATGCCCGGATTGCCGGCGCTAGCGCGGTGCAGCCGGTGCGCCGGCGCGGCACAGTCCGCTGGCCGGCAGTACATCGAAGGCCAGCAACTGCGTCACCTGGGCCGGGTTGAAGTTGTCGTCGGAGACCAGTACAAGGGTGGCGCAGCCGTCGCCCACGCGCGGTCCCCAGGCCATGCCCTCCAGGTTGTCCAGCCGCGCCAGCGGCAGCTCCGACAGGTCGAGCACCAGCCGCTTGCGCACCGGCCGGTAGGCGGCGCCCTGCAGGGCGGGCAGTGCCTGGATGTCGCTGGCCTCGCGCAGGTCGAGCTCGTACAGGCGCAGCGACATCAGGTAGCGGCCATCGGGCTGCCGCACCGCGGCGCGTTCGAGCGTGAGCAGGTGGTCGTCGTCGACGGCCAGGATCTCGCTGACGCCGTTGACGGCGGACGGGTCTTCGGCCGGTGTGTCGGGCAGCGCGTCGAGCGGGTAGGCCACCTGGCGCAGCACACCGCCGGCGCGCGTGAACTGCGTCAGCCGCGTGACGCTGCCCTGGCCGCGCGCCGGCACCGGGCCGTCCTGCCACAGCGGGCCTTCCATCGACACCCACAGCGAACGGCCGTCGCGCGCGAACGTCAGGCCTTCGAAGGCCAGGTTGTCGCGCGTGCCGGTGCCGGCGCGGCGGCACAGGTCGAACATGGCCGGGCCTTCGAAGCGCGACAGCGTGCGGCCGTCGCGCGCCAGGTGCAGCAGCGCGGGATTCTCGCGCACCGCGCAGCCGCCCTCGCTGCCGATCCACAGGCTGCCGTCGGCGGGATCGATCCGGATCGACTCGAAGTCGGGCACCTCGCCGCCGCGCGCCGCCTGCTGGCGGCGATCGGGAAAGAGGCTGCCGTCGGGCTGGCGCAGCAGGGTGACGCCCTCCAGCCGCAGCCCCGTGAAACCGTGGCTGCCGTAGTCGAGCGTGGCGGTGTAGAAGCGCGCCGGGGAGAACACCGAGCGGTCGTCGCTGACCATGACCCAGGTGCCGCTGCGCGCATCGTAGTCGATGCCGGACAGGCCACCGACGACGGTGTCGCCGAAGGCCTGGCGCCAGGCGAGGCGCTGTTCGCCGAGCAGGCGCAGGCCGCCGCGCTCGGGCGCCGGACCCTGCTGCGCGCCGGCGCAGGCACCGAGCAGCAGCGCGGCCGCCAGGGCGGCGAGGGGGGCGATCGAACGGGCGATCGAACGGGCGATCGAACGGGCGACCCAGGGGCTGATCAGGCGGGACCAAGCGCGCGCCGGCGCGCCGGCCAGGCGGCGGCCCATGTTCAGGCCTGCGCGCGGCGGAACAGGGCGAGCGAGGCGGCCAGGCCGATCAGGGCCGCGCCGGAGATACGGTTCAGCCAGCGCATGCCGCTGGCGCGCAGCCGGCGCATCATGTGCGCGCCCAGCATGGCGTAGCCCAGCATCGCCAGCACATTGAGCAGGGCCAGCAGGCCCATGATCAGCGCGTACTGCGGCAGCAGCGCGGCGCGCGTGTCGATGAACTGCGGCAGGAAGGCCGACATGAACAGCAGGGCCTTGGGATTGGTCGCCGCCACCAGGAAGCTGCGCAGGAACAGCGCATGCGCGCGGGCGCCGTCGCGGGCCTCCGCCAGGCCCGGCTGCGGCGCCAGGGCGCCGGCCTCCGGCGCGGGGGCGCGCAGCAGTTTCCAGCCGACATAGGCCAGGTAGGCCGCACCCGCCCACTTCAGCGCGCGGAAGGCGAACTCGGAGGCCGCCAGCAGCACGCCCAGGCCGGCCGCCGTGATGGTTACCAGCATCACGTCGGCGGCGACCGCGCCGGCCATGCCCCAGCAGGCCGCACGCACGCCATAGCGCGAACCGTTGTTGAGCGCGAGCAGGACGGTGGGGCCGGGCGTCACGATGGCGAGCGCGGAGGCGAGCACGAACAGCAGCAGGGTGGAGAGCGTCATGATGGGTCGTGAGTCGTGGAGCGTGGAGTGGGCAGCGGCGGTCCGGGCGGGGCAGCGCGGCCGGCGGGCACAGCATGCCGGCCAGCCGGATGTGGCGCCGGCGTGGCACGGACGTGACGCTATTGTTGGGCCAGCAGCCGCTTTTCCGCAAGGCCGATCAGCCAGCTCACGGCCAGCGCGGAGAGCGTGCCCAGCGTGACCTGGCCCAGCCGCAGCAGCGCGATCTCCCAGGCCGGGCCGGCGCTCGGCACCAGCAGCATGATGGTCGCGGTGACCCCGCCCAGGCGCGCCGCGCTGCCGATATTGATGATCCAGCAGATCAGGATGGCGGCGGCCACCGCCGCCCCGTAGGCCAGCAGGCTGCCATGGCCCAGCACGGTGGCGCCGAGTCCGCAGAAGGCCCCGATCATGGCGCCGACGAACTGGTCGCGCGACAGGTGGCGGGTATCGGCATAGTGGTGCTGGGACACCGCGATGGCCGTGATGGCCGCCCAGAATGCCTGCTCCGTGTGCAGGTAACTGCCGACCTGGTAGGCGAGGCTGGCCCCGCCCACCGCCTGCAGGGCCATGATGCCGCCCTCGGCGAGGCGGTCGTGCAGCGGCAGGGACTTGAACAGGTCGAGCAGCGTGGTCGCCGCCGCCGTACGGCGCTGGCGCTGTGCCTGGCTGTCCGGTGTGGGCATGGCGCGGGATCTCCTGGTAACGGGTCGGCGCCCATTCTGTCGGCGCGTGCCGCACGGCGCAAGCGGCGGGCCGCCCTCAGTCCGGCGCACCGCGTCCGGCAACCGGCGCATTGCCTTCGAACTTGGCGCGGTGGGTGGAAAAGAAGGTGCGCACATTGCGCACATTGGCCATGGCAGTGAACAGCCGGCGCGCCAGCGCATCGTAGGCCGGCATGTCGGCCAGTTCGGCCATCACCACGAAGTCCGGCCCCGGCGAGACCCGGTAGCACTGCGTCACCGCCGACTCGGCGCAGATATAGGCTTCGAAGGCGGCGTAGTCCTCCGCCGCCTGGCGGTCCAGCGTGATCTCGATGATGGCGGTCAGCGTGGCGCCGAGGCGGGCGGCGTCGAGCAGCGCGATCTGGCGCTGGATCAGGCCAGCCTCGCGCAGCCG harbors:
- a CDS encoding ABC transporter permease; its protein translation is MPTFSADALAASRTVPLDGLDDFPASAAADAPPVPRLWRGGLLAGAAWLAAAAVVRYWPEPEDWPLTQETALLFAAFALALLVLAVAHQHLGALGAALRRAGPWLVALAALTIAWEIVTAKLLLLPRPFFAPPQSLLEVFGEDYGRLAEAVAHSLRLLASGYLLGALAGFLTGVSIGWSSRAGYWVHPVLRLLGPLPATAWLPIVFFAFPSSASAATFLVALATWFPVTVLTWSGVAAVDPAYYDVARTLGAKGRFLVLKVAVPAALPSVFVGLFMGLGASFSVLVVAEMLGVKSGLGWYLQWAQGWAAYASMYAALLVMAVLFSGLITLLFRSRDRLLAWQKGVVKW
- a CDS encoding AraC family transcriptional regulator, translated to MAPDSPHANLVRAAALAGFQRLVRDLGGDPDAILRACALDPRDLADPDRYLPGRHVAQAIEAAATTLGVGDFGLRLSAAQELEALGLLVLIMQSASSVREGLMLGAKYVHFHNAGLGYRIFMDPASGLECVEVFQRMQAQPGLPELPELPELPQVTEICVAYQCRLIAMLSDGKLQPAAIHFRHGPIAGSARYRQHLGQVPRFHAEFDGISIDPLAWRQKLPRHNRLLQDFVERFLLGPSSGQEASVAEQVGNVLGNLVRIGMTDLATVARAVGQHPRTLQRRLHAEGVQFEQLRDAARMVWARQLLAQPGLKLPHIAQLLGFSDQSVLTRACRRWFGAAPRRLRQGAASLTR
- a CDS encoding ABC transporter ATP-binding protein → MVSTASATAAARQDTAPAQAGVRLDIEQVSHHFALGSQVLPVLNRVSLSAQPGEFVALLGPSGCGKSTLLRLVAGLEAPRRGSLKVDGAPIDGPDPSRVVVFQDPTLYPWRTVWDNAALGLEARGLLASQRERVDAALARVGLSDFARAYPRQLSGGMAQRAALARALVNEPRLLILDEPLGKLDSLTRLSMQGELLALWQRAGFTALLVTHDVEEALLLATRVIVFSERPARVTAELPVPQPYPRHRDDPELIRLRREILGLLGLQRGW
- a CDS encoding GlxA family transcriptional regulator codes for the protein MQAQAETALRRVDIVVYPGFKAMEAVGPMTVFDYANLQLARRGLPPAYAVRVVSLETGPVRSDTLMTLEATGRLDTVLLPDIALIVGARDIERALAQAPAIVPWARAVAPRIGRLIALCSGTFFLAAAGLLDGRRATTHWSVAGLLHQRFPAVEVDADAIFIRQGNLWTSAGVTAGIDLALAVVEEDLGREIALDLARELVVFLKRPGGQSQFSVHLASQATAHGGIRGVQDWILANLGRDFTLAELAARAAMSERNFRRVFTRETGSSPAAFIEAARVEAARRLLEQGGMALKGIAAQAGFGSDEALRRAFVRQVGVTPREYRERFGAGR
- a CDS encoding ABC transporter substrate-binding protein; protein product: MHDDADTAAAPPPPSPPAGTSRRGWLRAAGALALAGGAAPFVLSSGARAASGQPKPIKLAWNASSVCLSPVASALKEGIFRNHGLDVELINFGGSTDQLLEAIATRKADAGVGMALRWLKPLEQGFDVKLTAATHGGCMRLLTTRNSGVTDLKSLRGKTVAVSDMASPAKNFFSILLAKRGIDPVRDVQWRQYPADLLGIALEKGEAQAAADGDPRTYLLRKERSLVEVATNLSDEYARRACCVLGIRGSLVREDKATAAALTHAVLQAQDWTVANPEGAARHFAEFAKTSQADVVAMLKSHTHGHHPVGGDLKKELALYTDELKLVSVIRPGTDSTKFAERIYADVLS